The nucleotide window GTGGATCTGGGGGGGTTTGTTAGTTAGTTTGTATTATTCGGAATACCTAGGGTAGGAGGTAAGGGGGGGGGACAAGACATACTCGTAACAACTTGCTGTTGGTCAACATGCATTCCTTCAAGCAAGTGTCGAGGAAATCCACGTGTTCCTGCATAAGCCCATCGACGGTATGAGGCTTCTTGGCAGATGATGCCCTtggcgtagaggtaccgtCTTGTGTAGTCACACCCGCGCAGTTGTTCTCAATCTCCCGGAGCGTGTTCATGAGCTTCTGCCAGTTCGGCTCGATTACCTCGGCAGTGCAAAAATAAAGCAGCTGCTGAACGAATACAAGCATACGAGCTCGGAGTGTCCATACCCTTCGCTTCCAGATCTCCAGCATGCGGTTGGATGAACGGTGTGTCCAGGCCGTGCCGCTTGCGTGAGTATACCATGTGACCGATAGTTGGGTCTCGAGGTAACGCAGTGACAAAAGGTAGCGGAACAAGGCCTGATAACGCCAAATGGTCTTCCTGCTAATAACAAGAGACACCGGGAAGGGAACAGTATAGTCGAGCTGGAGCGAGGTAAATCCAGTGGCGTTTTTGTCGCCTTCCAACGGTTGGTTTGATGTAAGCTGAAGCGCCTCGCCTTGCTCAATACCGGTAATGTTAACGACCCGCTGAAGCGATTTGAGTAGCGTAACCTCGTTCATCTCCACCTTGACATCCTCCTTGAACTTGTCCAGACAGACTATGCTTCCCGGTTGTCGTAGGACTAAATCGAGCAAAGACTGGAGCTTGCCAGTGTTCACCACCTTGACGGGCTTTCGTAATTCGGACGTTCCTAGTTCCAAAAAGTAGTTGAAGTAATCCGAAGGGTCCAGGAAAAAGTAGTGTTTTAACGATCGTAGTCTCGCCGGCAACTCGTGTGTGGTAAGAAGCAATTGCATTAGCGATCCGTTGGCATGAGCGTAGGCGCTGCTGATGTTCTCCAGAAACCTATTGTCGTCGAACGAGTTTGGTACGTCCTGCATCTTGCGACTAACATCGACGCCTCCGCACTCTCGGACAACATTCAGGTATTTGCCAGCCAGCAAGACCTTGTCTTTGACGGCCTCCAGTTGAGGTGGCACGTCGTGATCTCGTATCGTGTATCGCCTCTCCCAGTATTCGTCGGTATAATCCTGCTCTAATCGTTCCCTGCGAATACTCTTTTGTTCTTTGATCAGAAACTCGGAATGTGGGTCGTTGATGCTTCCATGGTGCAACCACTCGTTCAACATGGCCATGTATGGTCGGCTTGCGTCCCGTAGCAGAGTTGTGAGGAGTACTCTGGCGGACGGGTCTCCCGATAGCGACTCCAGTCTCTTGGTGATCAGCCCCAATACCACGCCTCCCTTGCATATCTTTTTGCCCGTCATATTCCCCGGCACAAGATCACCGCCGTCTCTGAGCTGCTCGATGATGTGATCGAAGTCGTCGTCGGAACTATCGCTCGATTCGTCCGAGTCGTCATCCAGAAGCGCATTGCGCTTTAGCAGCTCCAGCGCCAAGCCATACATGTGAGCCATCAGATGGCTGCTGGGAAGGATATGCACGTTGAGTTGCTGTAATGTAAAGTTCTCGTCGTTGAGAAACTGTGTCTCCAGCTGGACAACCATGACCAGATACTCGTGCAAATACCTCCGGATCGAGGCGCACAAGGCGTGGTTGACGGCACCGAATTCTTCGCGACTCTGAACATCAACAAACGTCTCCAGCGCCGTGTAGTGAGAAGCCATGCGCAGCATGGATTGTGTAAGGTCCAGCAAGCTGGGATCCAGCCCAGATAGGATGCGCCATTGTGGCCCAGACAAGCGGTCTCGTTCCTCGTAGGGATTGTAGCCTTTTGCGAATCGGATGTACTGTCCCTCGAAGCCCATAAACACGAAGAGCAGGTCCTCGATCATGGCAGCCTCTTGCGCATTGAGGGACAGCTCGGCAAGCGGTCGCGGCTGTAGTGTCTGAGGCGCGGACGAAGCAACGGGCGGTATCGAGACTCGCGAAGCTAAAGGGGCTGACGTGTGAGGGAGTAGGGTAGCGGCGGGTTCCCAAGGggctggcggtggtggttgtggttgttgttcagCAGCGCGGCTGTCTCCTCTTGGCCGCCTTGACTCGACATTCCGTGATCTGGACTTGAGGGTGTCGCTACCAGCGCTGAGGGGGTCGGCGTTCCGGCCGGATCGAGCCATGGCAGGATCGCGTGTGGTCACCTGGACTTTGGCTGGGCGGCGGTCATTGACGAGGGTTCTGCTGGTGGGACGTGTCTGTGAGGTGGATTGGGTCGGGGCTAGGGTGGCCGATGATCCCATTGCGGAGGTGACTCTGGCGGCGCGGCGGTCGGGGAAGTGGGAGAAGGTTATGGATATGTTTGGCGGCTCGTGGCCATGTACAATGCCGTGGGCCGCTGGACTGGATCTGGGGTCGGGCGTGTCGGGCCTGGGTTTGGTGAAGGTTGACGGTCGGAGACCCGGTGATGTTGCCCCCTTCTAAGGGTACATTATCTTTGGACTTGTAGCTTGTCAGCCTAACGTATGTATTGTGACGGTCGAGCAGCGGTCGGGAAATCTGCCGGGTAACAACAACAGGGTTGTCCTGTGAGGAGACGTTGTTGGATATGGAAATGGAGGAGGAATTGCGAAGCCAAGAAGGTAGCAATCGCAGTCCAAAAGtgatgagtgagtgagtgagtgagtgagtgtgaGAGGATGCCGTCCCGTTGGATGTTGGAGTGTGTCGGCGGAATGGAGACCCGATGCCCGCTGGATGGAAGTGACGCGACCACCAACAATTAATTGGACGCGTTATCAGAGGGAGGAGGACCCGCCAAGCAAGCCGTCTCAGTGGATAGGTGATGCCCCAGCGGGCGGCTTCTACGGGCAGGGAGGGGCACCCGGGCCGCTAGGTCTGAGGGGTTCCCCTGGCCAGGCGCTGACAGTCGGGTTGCTAGGTGGGAACTGAAGGTAGACgggaggtacgtacctgcaAGTACCTTTTGGgacacctacctaggtacctagggtaCAGGGGATTGGCCGGCCCGCCTGGCAGAGGAGCTTCGTCGGCCTGTCGTGCCTGGAGCTCTTCCATTCCACTGAGGTGCTTGACGTCGGTCGGTCCCAGGCACCTCAGTTCAGGCCTTACGGCAGCTTGTTCCCATCCAAACCACCACGGCACAGCATCATCCAATCTCTCCCAAAACAAACAACATCACTCACCAGTCCTCGACTAAGAGACACCGACCCTCGACGCTAACACCATCTATCTCTTCGGCTATCACCAACCAACGCCCGGCGCATATAACCAGCAAAGCCAGGCTTACCTCCCGACAGCAATACTACATCCCGGACCCTTCTCCCCACTCGAGCTCCCCTCAACACCGTCAAAATGTTTATGGCAAGATCTGAATACGGTATGTCACTACCACCCCCCTCACTTGCTTTGCCCATGTCAAGCTTCAAGTGATGCCACCGGAGGGGACAAGCTACACCAGACAGCTACACCAGACATCATGGACTGACGGACGGCTAACATACTTGGGCGCATCATCTAGATCGGGGCATCAAGTAAGTGAACATAC belongs to Neurospora crassa OR74A linkage group IV, whole genome shotgun sequence and includes:
- a CDS encoding spindle pole body component 97, which produces MGSSATLAPTQSTSQTRPTSRTLVNDRRPAKVQVTTRDPAMARSGRNADPLSAGSDTLKSRSRNVESRRPRGDSRAAEQQPQPPPPAPWEPAATLLPHTSAPLASRVSIPPVASSAPQTLQPRPLAELSLNAQEAAMIEDLLFVFMGFEGQYIRFAKGYNPYEERDRLSGPQWRILSGLDPSLLDLTQSMLRMASHYTALETFVDVQSREEFGAVNHALCASIRRYLHEYLVMVVQLETQFLNDENFTLQQLNVHILPSSHLMAHMYGLALELLKRNALLDDDSDESSDSSDDDFDHIIEQLRDGGDLVPGNMTGKKICKGGVVLGLITKRLESLSGDPSARVLLTTLLRDASRPYMAMLNEWLHHGSINDPHSEFLIKEQKSIRRERLEQDYTDEYWERRYTIRDHDVPPQLEAVKDKVLLAGKYLNVVRECGGVDVSRKMQDVPNSFDDNRFLENISSAYAHANGSLMQLLLTTHELPARLRSLKHYFFLDPSDYFNYFLELGTSELRKPVKVVNTGKLQSLLDLVLRQPGSIVCLDKFKEDVKVEMNEVTLLKSLQRVVNITGIEQGEALQLTSNQPLEGDKNATGFTSLQLDYTVPFPVSLVISRKTIWRYQALFRYLLSLRYLETQLSVTWYTHASGTAWTHRSSNRMLEIWKRRVWTLRARMLVFVQQLLYFCTAEVIEPNWQKLMNTLREIENNCAGVTTQDGTSTPRASSAKKPHTVDGLMQEHVDFLDTCLKECMLTNSKLLRIHSKLMQTCSVFATYTNWLSRELEKSDPDLTGNTKPPNMTDDQWRQFLVIRGQRQQQQSKDGDTNMENDKNPETRMNELFDVIRKWESNFSRHLQILLDALNHYAATETVVLLSLCARLSTANQGTEYAGLRSEEDGGHGGGS